One Deltaproteobacteria bacterium genomic window, TGTTAACGTGCTGGCCGCCGGCGCCGCTCGAGCGGTAAGTGTCGACGCGCAGGTCGGCTTCGTTGATCTCGACTTTGATGTCGTCGTCGACTTCGGGATAGACAAACACCGAAGCAAACGAAGTGTGGCGCCGCGAGTTGGCATCGAAGGGTGAGATGCGTACCAAGCGGTGAATACCGGCTTCGGCTTTCAAGTAGCCGTAGGCATAGTCGCCTTCGACGCTGAACGTGACGCTTTTGACGCCCGCTTCTTCGCCCGGTTGATAGTCGAGAATTTCTTTGCGGTAGCCGCGCCGGTCGCACCAGCGCAGGTACATGCGCAGGAGAATTTCCGCCCAGTCCTGTGCCTCGGTGCCGCCGGCGCCGGGATGGAGCGTCACGATGGCGTTGCGCCGGTCGTCGGGGCCGCCGAGCAACTGTGTCAACTCGGTCTGCGCCATCTCCTTGCCGACCGTCGCTACTTTAGTTGCCGCTTCGGTCAATGCTTCGTCGCTCTTTTCGTCTTTGGCGACGTCAAGGAAAAAACGCGCCTCTTCGAGGTCGGTGCGGTGCTTCTCCCAGGAGTCGATGACCGACTTTAACGAAGACTGCTCTTTGAGGGTAGTCTGGGCCTTTTCAGCGTCGTTCCAGAAATCTTGTTTGCTGGTGATTTGGTTCAGCTCATCGATGCGGTTTTGCTTGCCCTCGACGTCAAAGCCGCCTCCGCAAAAGCTCGAGCCGTTCTTCTAGGTGGGTCAATTGTTCTGTGGTTTCTTCTAACATGATGTGAATTATACCTTGATTATTCCCTGGTCACAAAGCGCGCGGTAGATCTTCTTTTCGAGACGGCTCATGACGCGCGCTTCTTTTGCCGAACGCTCGTGATCATAGCCGTGGAGATGAACGATGCCGTGAATCAACAATGTGATCATCTCGTGATCCAAGGTCCGGCCCCGCTCGAGTGCCTGCTCCTTGGCTTTGTCGACCGAAATCACCACATCGCCCAACAATCGCACTGCCGGCGGCAAACCTTCTGCCGCCGGAAACGAGAGCACATCGGTGGCGTAGTCTTTCTGGCGATATTGCGAGTTGAGTTTTTGGATTTCCCGATTGCCGACCAAGGCGACGCTCAGCTCCGCGCCGCTGTTCTTTAAAGCTGCTAGCGCCGCAACCGCAATGGCACGCGTGCGACGGGCGGCAAATTTCTTGCCGCCGTCGCGGCGCACGACTTCAACCGGCATGATAATCGGGCGACCAGCCGGTTGCCCCTAGCGCACGTTGAAAATCTCTTGGTAGGACGCCATCAATTCTTTCAGGTTGGGACCGATGGACGCTGGGTTCACAAAGGCGAAATCCTTCTTGTACAATTCCTGATGACGCGGGATCTGCTTGATCCCTTTGCGCAACGTCAGCCGTGGAATCTGCTGCGCCAGCAGCGTTTGGCCTTCCTCCGATAACATCCAGTCGGTGAACAGGATCGTGCTGTAGGGATGGTTGCCGCGGCGCATGAAGGCCAGCGCGCTGGGCTCGGCGCCATAGGGCTCAAGGATACGATAGTCGATCGGCGCGTTTTTTTCTTTGAGCTCTGTCACCCGGCGAGCGCGCGCGGCGAGGACGATGGCCGATTCGCCACCGAGCATGAGCTGCACGCGCATGATGCTGCTTGAGCCCGGCATGTGCAGTTGTTGTTTGGCGAGTCCTCTCATGAACTCATTTCCCTTCGCCTTACCCATGCCGTCGAGGATGACCGAAAAAAAGGCGTACTCATCGGTGCCGAAATTCATTTTGCCGCGCCATTTGGGCAGCAATAGATCCTGATAGCTCTTCGGCGCCTCGTCCTGCGAGACCATCTTGGTGTTAAAGGCCAAAACGATCGGCGTCACTTCGTAGGAGATCCAAAAGCCCTGCGGGTCGTAGGCACCGGTGGGAAACGCCTTGAGCTCCGGCGACAGATACGGCGTCGAGTAGCCCTTTTGCTTCAGCTCCCACATCTCGATCGGCGAGGCGCTGACGATGTCGACGGCGTAACGGCCAGCGCGGGCTTCCGTGTCGATCTTATTCAAGATGCTGGTCTGGGAAAGACGGTTGGCGCGCAGCTTGACGCCCGGGTAGGCTTTCTCGAAAGCGCCGACAATCTTCGGAAAATCGGTGAGGCTCATGGTCGTGTACCACGACACCTCGCCTTCCTTCTTTGCGCCTTCTTCCAACGCCGCGCGCCGCTGCGCCGGCGCCATGCTGCGCAGGGTTTTTTGCACGTCATCGATGGTTGCGCCGCTCGCCTCGTTGAAGCCGGATAGCGCCACCGCCAAGAAAGCAAAAAGGGAAATTAACTTTTTCATCTACGCCTCGCTGCGCGCGTCATATCCCCTTCGTGGTCATGGGATATTCTAAGATTTTTCTAAGGGGAAAGCGCAGCATTGCTGTAACATTTCAAGGTATTGCGATCAAGGCGAGCCGCTTGGGCGACGGAATAGAACGTTAATTTGACTTGGAGAAGTCGATTTGCTAGTAGATTCTAAGTTTGAGTCCAGGAGGAAATAGATGGCTTACATAATCGCCGAGCCTTGTATCGACACAAAAGACACTGCCTGCGTAGATGTTTGTCCGGTGGATTGCATTCATCCGACCAAGAACGAAACCGCAGAGTTCGAAAAAGAAAAACAGCTCTATATCGACCCTGAAGAATGCATCGACTGCGGCGCATGCGAGCCGGTCTGCCCCGTCGAGGCGATCTTCGAAGAAGCGGCGACCCCCGATAAGTGGAAAAACTTCATTGCGATCAACGCCGATTGGTACAAAGCGCGCAAAGGCTAAAGCCAACCGCATAACAAGTTTTGGAAGGGCTGAGGATCGATCCTCAGCCCTTTTGTTTTCTCCCCGCTGGTTTTCCCGACGCCGTTCCCGTCACGTGCTTGAAGATTCAGCTACGCTAGTTTCCTCTGTTTGTGATAGGCTATTCAAAAAAACCCTGGGAGCACGCTTATGAAAAACAGCCATCGCATAAGCTTCGCGATCGTCGGTCTGCTTTGCGCATTGTTGGTTGCCGATGCCGTTTGGGCGGCGGCGCCGAGCGTCATTGAAGCAGCCAAGGCTGAAGGCGAGATGATCTGGGCGGGCGGCGGTTCCGCCGAGATCGACGAGAACATGAATCGCGCCTTCATGAAAAAGTATCCCTTCATCCAGGCGAAGAAAACCCGAGTGCAGAGCCAACGCCTGCTCGTGCGCTTTGAGACCGAGAGCCGCGCCGGCAAGCACACCTTCGACATCGTCCGCACCACCGACTGGTACATTGATATTTTTAAAAAGAAGGGCTTGCTGCTGAAATATGAGCCGCCCGAACGAAAAAACATTCCCGATGAATTCAAAGACCGCGACGGTTTCTATACTTCTCTGTACACCGCCGTGCATGCGCCGGCCTACAACACACGCATGGTGGCCAAAAGCGATTTGCCGCGCAGCTATGACGATCTGCTCGATCCCAAATGGAAGGGCAAACTCGGGCTCGAAGACGCGGCCTATGTCTGGTTCGTCAACGTCCTCAAGATCAAAGGCGAGAAAGCCGGCCT contains:
- the ybeY gene encoding rRNA maturation RNase YbeY, with the protein product MPVEVVRRDGGKKFAARRTRAIAVAALAALKNSGAELSVALVGNREIQKLNSQYRQKDYATDVLSFPAAEGLPPAVRLLGDVVISVDKAKEQALERGRTLDHEMITLLIHGIVHLHGYDHERSAKEARVMSRLEKKIYRALCDQGIIKV
- a CDS encoding extracellular solute-binding protein, with product MKKLISLFAFLAVALSGFNEASGATIDDVQKTLRSMAPAQRRAALEEGAKKEGEVSWYTTMSLTDFPKIVGAFEKAYPGVKLRANRLSQTSILNKIDTEARAGRYAVDIVSASPIEMWELKQKGYSTPYLSPELKAFPTGAYDPQGFWISYEVTPIVLAFNTKMVSQDEAPKSYQDLLLPKWRGKMNFGTDEYAFFSVILDGMGKAKGNEFMRGLAKQQLHMPGSSSIMRVQLMLGGESAIVLAARARRVTELKEKNAPIDYRILEPYGAEPSALAFMRRGNHPYSTILFTDWMLSEEGQTLLAQQIPRLTLRKGIKQIPRHQELYKKDFAFVNPASIGPNLKELMASYQEIFNVR
- the prfB gene encoding peptide chain release factor 2 (programmed frameshift); its protein translation is MLEETTEQLTHLEERLELLRGGFDVEGKQNRIDELNQITSKQDFWNDAEKAQTTLKEQSSLKSVIDSWEKHRTDLEEARFFLDVAKDEKSDEALTEAATKVATVGKEMAQTELTQLLGGPDDRRNAIVTLHPGAGGTEAQDWAEILLRMYLRWCDRRGYRKEILDYQPGEEAGVKSVTFSVEGDYAYGYLKAEAGIHRLVRISPFDANSRRHTSFASVFVYPEVDDDIKVEINEADLRVDTYRSSGAGGQHVNKTDSAVRLTHLPTGIVVACQNERSQHKNRAMAMKILKSRLYELEVEKQREKMDTFHKTKKEIAWGSQIRSYVLHPYRLVKDHRTNVEVGNADAVLDGDLDQFIQAFLMESSDA
- a CDS encoding ferredoxin family protein, whose translation is MAYIIAEPCIDTKDTACVDVCPVDCIHPTKNETAEFEKEKQLYIDPEECIDCGACEPVCPVEAIFEEAATPDKWKNFIAINADWYKARKG
- a CDS encoding extracellular solute-binding protein, whose protein sequence is MKNSHRISFAIVGLLCALLVADAVWAAAPSVIEAAKAEGEMIWAGGGSAEIDENMNRAFMKKYPFIQAKKTRVQSQRLLVRFETESRAGKHTFDIVRTTDWYIDIFKKKGLLLKYEPPERKNIPDEFKDRDGFYTSLYTAVHAPAYNTRMVAKSDLPRSYDDLLDPKWKGKLGLEDAAYVWFVNVLKIKGEKAGLEYMRRLARQDVSLRASTTLLANLVTAGEIPLAIDLYADDIERQKKAGAPIKWIALDPTIVHTIAGAVNKNAPHPNAARLFMDFLLSEEGQRVYLSNNLQPTRKGLITPWAPKGKLHVNDPEIGEKVSEYQKMFSEIFGGK